Proteins found in one Acinetobacter sp. XH1741 genomic segment:
- the rfbA gene encoding glucose-1-phosphate thymidylyltransferase RfbA translates to MSTKGIILAGGSGTRLYPITKGVSKQLLPIYDKPMVYYPLSVLMLAGIREVLIISTPDDIDGFKRLLGDGSQFGVELSYAIQPSPDGLAQAFIIGEKFIGESNVCLVLGDNIFYGQGFTPMLRQAVARQKGATVFGYQVKDPERFGVVEFDEQKRAVSLEEKPKHPKSNFAVTGLYFYDNDVVKIAKQVKPSDRGELEITTVNQMYLDRGDLNVELLGRGFAWLDTGTHASLLEAAQFVETIEKRQGYKVACLEEIALHNGWLTKAQVLEIGQSMSKNDYGQYLVSLVNEI, encoded by the coding sequence ATGAGTACAAAAGGTATAATTTTAGCAGGTGGTTCTGGGACACGTTTGTATCCGATCACAAAAGGCGTTTCAAAACAACTGTTACCAATTTACGATAAGCCAATGGTTTATTATCCATTGTCTGTTTTGATGTTGGCTGGTATTCGTGAAGTTCTTATTATCAGTACGCCAGACGATATTGATGGCTTTAAGCGATTATTGGGTGATGGTTCACAATTTGGTGTTGAATTAAGTTATGCGATTCAACCAAGTCCAGATGGTTTAGCTCAAGCATTTATTATTGGCGAAAAGTTTATTGGCGAAAGTAATGTCTGTTTAGTACTTGGCGACAATATTTTCTATGGTCAAGGTTTTACACCGATGCTACGCCAAGCTGTGGCCCGTCAAAAGGGTGCAACCGTATTTGGTTATCAAGTCAAAGATCCTGAACGTTTTGGTGTTGTTGAGTTTGATGAGCAAAAACGAGCAGTTTCATTAGAAGAAAAACCAAAACATCCAAAATCGAATTTTGCGGTTACAGGACTTTATTTTTACGATAATGATGTAGTGAAAATTGCAAAACAAGTAAAACCATCAGATCGTGGTGAACTTGAGATTACGACAGTGAACCAGATGTATCTAGACCGTGGTGATCTCAATGTTGAGTTACTTGGACGCGGTTTTGCTTGGTTGGATACAGGAACACATGCAAGCTTGCTTGAAGCGGCACAGTTTGTTGAAACCATTGAAAAACGTCAAGGTTATAAAGTGGCGTGTCTCGAAGAAATTGCACTTCATAATGGTTGGTTGACGAAAGCTCAAGTGTTAGAAATTGGCCAAAGTATGAGTAAAAATGATTATGGTCAATATCTTGTATCTTTGGTGAATGAAATATGA
- the tviB gene encoding Vi polysaccharide biosynthesis UDP-N-acetylglucosamine C-6 dehydrogenase TviB has product MFQLEQLKISIIGLGYVGLPLAVEFGKHKPTIGFDINPQRIRELQSGYDHTLEVTSDELKQVEHLSYTADINDLKNSNFFIVTVPTPIDDFKQPDLSPLIKASQSIAKVLKKGDTVVYESTVYPGATEEVCIPELEKYSGLTFNQDFFVGYSPERINPGDKQRRVTNILKITSGSTPLVADYVDQVYKLIIEAGTHKAPTIKVAEAAKVIENTQRDVNIALINELALIFNKMGIDTEDVLKAAGTKWNFLNFRPGLVGGHCIGVDPYYLTHKAESIGLHPEIILAARRLNDRMGEYVATQLIKEMVKQRIQVVGARILILGLSFKENCPDIRNTKIVDMVKALKEYDLDLDIYDPWVDSAEVEGEYGLAPVTELKQDHYDAIVIAVAHDQFKAMSSQELIALGKEKHVLYDLKYVLDKEQSDIRL; this is encoded by the coding sequence ATGTTTCAACTCGAACAATTAAAAATATCAATTATCGGCTTAGGGTATGTTGGGCTGCCTTTAGCGGTTGAATTTGGTAAACATAAACCTACAATAGGCTTTGATATAAACCCGCAACGGATACGAGAGTTACAAAGTGGCTATGACCATACATTAGAAGTCACATCAGATGAGCTAAAACAAGTAGAACATCTCTCATACACTGCAGATATCAATGATTTAAAAAATTCAAATTTCTTTATAGTTACTGTACCAACTCCAATTGATGATTTTAAACAACCGGATTTGTCTCCTCTCATAAAAGCATCGCAAAGTATAGCTAAAGTATTAAAAAAAGGTGATACCGTTGTTTATGAGTCAACCGTTTATCCTGGTGCGACAGAAGAAGTGTGCATACCTGAATTAGAAAAATATTCAGGATTAACATTTAATCAAGATTTCTTTGTAGGTTATAGCCCTGAACGTATTAATCCGGGTGATAAACAGCGACGCGTAACCAATATTTTAAAAATTACATCAGGTTCAACACCGTTAGTAGCTGATTATGTTGATCAAGTTTATAAACTAATCATTGAAGCGGGCACTCATAAAGCACCAACTATAAAAGTAGCTGAGGCTGCAAAAGTCATTGAAAATACACAAAGAGATGTCAATATTGCATTGATCAATGAACTGGCTCTTATTTTTAATAAAATGGGTATTGATACTGAAGATGTACTTAAAGCTGCAGGCACAAAATGGAATTTCTTAAACTTTAGACCAGGTTTAGTTGGTGGTCATTGTATTGGTGTTGATCCGTATTATTTAACGCATAAAGCAGAGTCAATTGGTTTACATCCAGAAATTATTTTGGCAGCTCGTCGTTTAAATGATCGTATGGGTGAATATGTTGCAACCCAATTAATCAAAGAAATGGTAAAGCAGCGCATACAAGTGGTAGGTGCTCGTATATTAATTTTAGGTTTGAGTTTTAAAGAAAACTGCCCTGATATCCGGAACACCAAAATTGTAGATATGGTGAAAGCACTAAAGGAATACGATTTAGATCTTGATATTTACGATCCTTGGGTGGATAGTGCCGAAGTTGAAGGCGAGTATGGCTTAGCTCCAGTTACAGAATTAAAGCAAGATCATTATGATGCAATAGTTATTGCTGTTGCTCATGATCAGTTTAAAGCAATGTCGAGTCAAGAGCTCATTGCACTAGGCAAAGAGAAACATGTTTTATATGACTTAAAATATGTTTTGGATAAAGAACAAAGTGATATTCGACTGTAA
- the rfbB gene encoding dTDP-glucose 4,6-dehydratase translates to MKILVTGGAGFIGSAVIRNIIKNTQDEVLNIDKLTYAGNLESLSEIDMNPRYQFAQVDICDSERLTEIFKIFQPDAVMHLAAESHVDRSIDGPAEFITTNIVGTYTLLEVARKYWLQLNEEKKASFKFHHISTDEVYGDLEGTTDLFTETTSYAPSSPYSASKASSDHLVRAWHRTYGLPTIVTNCSNNYGPYHFPEKLIPLVILNALDGKALPIYGKGDQIRDWLYVEDHAKALYKVVTEGKVGETYNIGGHNEKQNIEVVKTICKILDELKPQNNHQPYETLITFVKDRPGHDLRYAIDASKIAKDLGWKPEETFETGIRKTVEWYLNNLEWCRRVQDGSYQRERLGVSA, encoded by the coding sequence ATGAAAATTTTAGTCACTGGTGGTGCAGGTTTTATTGGTTCTGCTGTCATTAGAAATATTATAAAAAATACTCAAGATGAAGTATTAAATATAGATAAATTAACATATGCAGGCAATTTAGAATCATTGTCTGAAATTGATATGAATCCACGATATCAATTTGCACAAGTTGACATTTGTGATAGTGAGCGTTTAACAGAAATTTTTAAAATTTTCCAACCGGATGCTGTGATGCATCTAGCAGCCGAGTCTCATGTTGATCGTTCTATTGATGGTCCCGCTGAGTTTATTACAACAAATATTGTGGGTACTTATACATTATTAGAGGTTGCACGTAAGTACTGGCTACAATTAAATGAAGAAAAGAAAGCCTCTTTTAAATTTCATCATATTTCAACAGATGAGGTTTATGGTGATTTAGAAGGTACAACAGATTTATTCACTGAAACGACATCATATGCGCCAAGTTCGCCGTATTCAGCAAGTAAAGCAAGTTCCGATCATTTAGTTCGTGCTTGGCATAGAACATATGGTTTACCAACGATAGTAACGAATTGTTCAAACAATTATGGTCCATACCACTTTCCAGAAAAGCTCATTCCATTGGTGATCTTAAATGCGCTGGATGGTAAGGCTTTACCGATTTATGGTAAAGGTGATCAGATCCGTGATTGGTTGTATGTGGAAGATCATGCCAAAGCTTTATATAAAGTTGTGACTGAAGGTAAAGTTGGAGAAACCTATAATATTGGTGGTCATAATGAAAAACAAAATATAGAAGTCGTGAAAACAATTTGTAAAATTTTAGATGAATTAAAACCACAAAATAATCATCAACCTTATGAGACATTAATCACTTTCGTAAAAGATCGTCCAGGACATGATTTACGATATGCAATTGATGCCTCAAAAATTGCAAAAGATTTAGGCTGGAAGCCTGAGGAAACATTTGAAACAGGCATTAGAAAGACTGTTGAGTGGTATTTAAATAATTTAGAGTGGTGCCGCCGGGTACAAGATGGCAGTTACCAAAGAGAAAGATTAGGTGTAAGTGCATAA
- a CDS encoding WxcM-like domain-containing protein has protein sequence MNLISWIDLPNLGDERGGLVVAEASKNIPFEVNRIYYIFDAKPEIPRGFHAHKELQQVAFCIRGKCRMLMDNGIDKQEVWLEQANKGLMIPPFVWHEMHDFSEDCILLVLASEHYDESDYIRNYDDFLIAVNRPFIHPLSDVHSERIGKNTRVWQYSVILKDAIIGNGCNICAHTLIENDVLIGNNVTVKSGVYIWDGITLEDNVFIGPCVAFTNDKKPRSKQYPESFAKTIVEQGASIGANATILPGIRIGRNALVGAGAVVTKDVPENAIVVGNPAIIKGYVK, from the coding sequence ATGAATTTAATTAGTTGGATTGATTTACCGAATTTAGGTGATGAGCGCGGTGGCTTAGTTGTTGCTGAGGCTAGTAAAAATATTCCTTTTGAAGTGAATCGTATTTATTATATTTTTGATGCAAAACCAGAAATACCACGCGGGTTTCATGCACATAAAGAGCTACAGCAAGTTGCATTCTGTATAAGAGGGAAGTGCAGAATGCTTATGGATAATGGTATTGATAAACAAGAGGTATGGTTAGAACAAGCCAATAAAGGCCTAATGATTCCTCCATTTGTTTGGCATGAGATGCATGATTTCTCAGAAGATTGCATCTTATTAGTACTAGCAAGTGAGCATTATGATGAAAGTGATTACATTCGAAATTATGATGATTTTTTAATTGCAGTGAATCGCCCATTTATTCATCCGCTATCGGATGTACATTCGGAAAGAATCGGAAAAAATACAAGGGTTTGGCAATATAGCGTTATATTAAAAGATGCAATTATTGGCAATGGATGTAATATTTGTGCCCATACTTTAATCGAAAATGATGTCTTAATTGGTAATAATGTTACTGTAAAATCAGGAGTTTATATCTGGGATGGTATTACGTTAGAAGATAATGTTTTTATTGGTCCATGTGTTGCTTTTACTAATGATAAGAAACCACGCTCTAAGCAGTATCCTGAAAGTTTTGCCAAAACGATAGTAGAGCAGGGAGCTAGTATAGGGGCTAATGCTACCATTTTACCAGGTATAAGAATTGGTCGAAATGCATTGGTTGGTGCTGGCGCAGTAGTAACTAAAGATGTTCCGGAAAATGCAATTGTAGTAGGAAATCCTGCAATTATTAAAGGCTATGTGAAATAA